From one Leishmania panamensis strain MHOM/PA/94/PSC-1 chromosome 11 sequence genomic stretch:
- a CDS encoding hypothetical protein (TriTrypDB/GeneDB-style sysID: LpmP.11.0990) — MNRACSGGRSAAQLQRLARLSDDNAFMDVEALLKRIGGEGAWEGTAGDGGGTFDGTASPIIGLPCSSGGGSAFGATAAAAGSRRGQARKGTRASEDALLKGARIPLTASLQDQHKAYLESVRAAAKEWEMSWVGSGDDESAASSVDEDGKGVGSSKGVQAAERHGFGLKARRGGPPAKLTSEEALSPTSTPSSGPSSKLVTVTSVRRSLADGTGVPRKRPRGAQRASCDTAETEAERNVDNAVHLARPDPCSSLIAKLKAELRLVRQWERTMLECPPQIINGVLSPESRAPWVQATSTSRKADAATSSGEAKYIDDDDDTEVLPYPLLQVYCLCPSYEALTAGPVHRRDVVRCATTEESQGHEGKPRRSLALTSPMPAEAFTRIVHVAGFTFAVPGHAFAQRKRRGRRNQKSSSYAGGLASGGQVDFMDPGSEDAVQGERQHHLCSVCMLPASYRCLRCRTALFCSIDCHVLHDATRCLKFTV; from the coding sequence ATGAACCGCGcgtgcagtggtggcaggAGTGCCGCACAGCTGCAACGACTCGCTCGGCTCAGCGATGATAACGCCTTTATGGATGTGGAGGCGCTCCTGAAGCGCATCGGTGGCGAAGGCGCGTGGGAGGGTACTGcgggcgacggtggtggaaCCTTTGACGGGACAGCTTCGCCTATCATCGGATtgccctgcagcagtgggggAGGATCGGCGTTTGgcgccactgcggcagcggccggcTCGAGGCGAGGGCAGGCACGAAAAGGTACGCGGGCATCAGAGGACGCCCTTCTCAAGGGCGCACGCATCCCGCTCACCGCGAGTCTGCAGGATCAGCACAAGGCCTACTTGGAATCggtgcgcgcggcggcaaAGGAGTGGGAGATGAGTTGGGTGGGTAGTGGCGATGACGAAAGCGCCGCAAGCTCTGTGGATGAGGATGGCAAAGGCGTCGGTAGTAGCAAGGGCGTGCAGGCTGCGGAAAGGCATGGATTCGGCCTCAAGGCGAGGCGAGGAGGCCCGCCGGCAAAGTTGACTTCAGAAGAGGCGCTGTCGCCAACATCTACTCCATCTTCGGGGCCCTCTTCTAAGCTTGTGACGGTAACGTCTGTTCGACGAAGCCTTGCGGATGGCACTGGGGTGCCGAGGAAGCGTCCACGCGGGGCACAGCGCGCCAGCTGTGACACAGCCGAAACCGAAGCGGAGAGGAATGTGGACAATGCGGTGCACTTGGCGAGGCCAGATCCATGCAGCTCACTTATAGCAAAGCTGAAGGCAGAGCTCCGACTCGTTCGGCAGTGGGAGCGCACCATGCTGGAGTGCCCCCCACAGATAATTAACggcgttctctctcctgaGTCGCGCGCGCCATGGGTGCAGGCGACGTCGACTTCACGCAAGGCAGAtgcggcgacgtcgtcggGCGAGGCGAAGTACattgacgacgacgacgacacagAGGTACTGCCGTACCCTCTGCTGCAAGTGTACTGTCTGTGCCCGAGCTACGAGGCACTCACAGCGGGGCCAGTGCACAGACGCGACGTCGTACGGTGTGCGACGACGGAGGAGAGCCAGGGACACGAAGGGAAGCCTCGAAGAAGTTTGGCCTTGACGTCTCCCATGCCAGCCGAGGCATTCACAAGAATCGTGCATGTGGCCGGCTTCACGTTTGCCGTGCCTGGGCATGCGTTCGCCCAACGAAAACGCCGTGGCCGACGTAATCAAAAAAGCTCAAGCTACGCAGGCGGGTTGGCGAGCGGCGGGCAGGTGGATTTCATGGACCCAGGAAGCGAGGACGCAGTACAAGGAGAGCGACAACACCATCTTTGTTCGGTATGTATGCTGCCTGCGTCATACCGGTGTTTGCGCTGTCGCACCGCCCTGTTCTGCTCAATCGACTGCCACGTCCTGCACGATGCGACGCGATGCTTGAAGTTCACAGTATAA